A single window of Luteipulveratus halotolerans DNA harbors:
- a CDS encoding helix-turn-helix transcriptional regulator: protein MILSRGQSPSAGSVPADRDRATPTGLETRTRDRVKQAVSEHGPITAAELAGRLGLTPAAVRRHLDCLADAGLLEEHEKAATGARRRGRPARAYVLTEAGHTDLREDYDSLAADVLRFLAEHAGSGAVTAYAQQRARELAERLARELDAAGDDIGDRTAALAAGLRREGYAASARPVATGTPLAGVQLCQGHCPVRDVAAEFPQLCEAEAEMFSDVLGVHVQRLASLAHGEHVCTTFVPLPDVPRAGASTPSTSPDSTERDPR from the coding sequence GTGATTTTGTCGCGCGGTCAGTCGCCGTCGGCGGGCTCCGTCCCGGCCGACCGTGATCGCGCGACACCCACGGGCCTGGAGACCCGCACTCGTGACCGGGTCAAGCAGGCCGTCTCCGAGCACGGCCCCATCACCGCCGCCGAGCTCGCCGGTCGTCTCGGACTGACTCCGGCCGCCGTACGCCGCCACCTGGACTGCCTCGCCGACGCCGGGCTCCTCGAGGAGCACGAGAAGGCCGCCACCGGTGCGCGTCGCCGTGGCCGCCCCGCGCGCGCCTACGTCCTCACCGAGGCCGGCCACACCGACCTGCGTGAGGACTACGACTCCCTGGCGGCCGACGTCCTGCGGTTCCTCGCCGAGCACGCCGGCTCCGGCGCGGTCACGGCCTACGCCCAGCAGCGGGCGCGTGAGCTCGCCGAGCGCCTGGCCCGCGAGCTGGACGCGGCCGGTGACGACATCGGCGACCGCACGGCGGCGCTGGCGGCCGGCCTGCGGCGCGAGGGGTACGCCGCCTCGGCGCGTCCGGTCGCCACGGGCACACCGCTCGCAGGCGTCCAGCTGTGCCAGGGTCACTGCCCGGTGCGCGACGTCGCCGCGGAGTTCCCCCAGCTGTGCGAGGCCGAGGCGGAAATGTTCTCCGACGTCCTCGGCGTTCACGTCCAAAGACTTGCGTCGCTCGCTCACGGCGAGCACGTCTGCACCACGTTCGTCCCCCTTCCCGACGTGCCGCGTGCCGGCGCGAGCACACCATCGACCTCCCCCGACAGCACAGAAAGGGATCCGCGATGA
- a CDS encoding glycoside hydrolase family 3 N-terminal domain-containing protein: MTYRHIGNVMLTGRSTSGTSTTSAVTAALRARVTAASTDSVPLFIGTDQEGGNVQVLRGSGYSTMPTALTQGTWDSSTLQSSARTWGQQLHGSGINVNLAPVMDTVPSAAYAPYNKPIGYYHREFGYSTAQVADKGSAFLRGMSQAGVETSVKHFPGLGLVTANTDTTVGVRDTKMTLNGSFSSYVNPFLAGVNAGAGMVMMSSAIYSNIDAHAPACFSYKIITQVLRGQHGYNGIVISDDLGNAKAVSPWAPGTRAVWFLLSGGTMILTVNANVVTEMYNAVLARARSDASFRRIVQASCNRVLLRKAARGLIGGC; encoded by the coding sequence ATCACGTACCGCCACATCGGCAACGTCATGCTCACCGGGCGCAGCACCTCCGGGACGAGCACGACCTCCGCGGTGACGGCGGCCCTGCGCGCGCGGGTGACGGCCGCGTCCACCGACTCGGTCCCGCTGTTCATCGGCACCGATCAGGAGGGCGGCAACGTGCAGGTGCTGCGGGGCAGCGGCTACAGCACCATGCCGACGGCGCTCACCCAGGGCACGTGGGACTCGAGCACGCTGCAGTCCTCGGCGCGTACCTGGGGCCAGCAGCTGCACGGCAGCGGCATCAACGTCAACCTCGCCCCGGTGATGGACACCGTGCCGAGCGCGGCGTACGCGCCCTACAACAAGCCGATCGGCTACTACCACCGTGAGTTCGGCTACAGCACCGCACAGGTGGCCGACAAGGGCAGTGCGTTCCTGCGGGGCATGAGTCAGGCCGGGGTGGAGACCTCGGTCAAGCACTTCCCGGGGCTCGGGCTGGTCACCGCCAACACCGACACCACGGTCGGGGTCCGTGACACCAAGATGACGTTGAACGGGTCGTTCAGCTCGTACGTCAACCCGTTCCTGGCCGGGGTCAACGCCGGCGCCGGCATGGTGATGATGTCGTCGGCCATCTACAGCAACATCGACGCTCACGCCCCGGCCTGCTTCTCGTACAAGATCATCACCCAGGTCCTGCGTGGACAGCACGGCTACAACGGGATCGTCATCTCCGACGACCTCGGCAACGCCAAGGCTGTCTCGCCGTGGGCGCCGGGCACCCGAGCGGTGTGGTTCCTCCTCAGCGGCGGCACGATGATTCTGACGGTCAACGCGAACGTGGTCACCGAGATGTACAACGCCGTCCTCGCGCGCGCCCGCAGCGACGCGTCGTTCCGGCGGATCGTGCAGGCCAGCTGCAACCGCGTGCTGCTGCGCAAGGCTGCGCGAGGCCTCATCGGCGGCTGCTGA
- a CDS encoding twin-arginine translocation signal domain-containing protein: MSELLTSITPSRRSVLLGLGAAGGLAALGASPAMACAAWEVAAHRRDRMTLEQQVGQLFMVGTPAT; the protein is encoded by the coding sequence GTGAGTGAGCTGTTGACGTCCATCACACCCAGCAGGCGCAGTGTGCTGCTCGGACTCGGAGCCGCAGGCGGGCTGGCGGCGCTCGGCGCTTCGCCCGCGATGGCCTGTGCGGCCTGGGAGGTGGCGGCCCACCGGCGCGACCGCATGACCCTCGAGCAGCAGGTCGGCCAGCTGTTCATGGTCGGGACGCCGGCCACGTAG
- a CDS encoding ABC transporter ATP-binding protein, producing the protein MTETVIVRELRHRYGSTQALDGMSWSAEHGAVTAILGPNGAGKTTMIEMAEGLRRPSEGEVRVLGCDPWHADAAHRARVGVMLQDGGLPGGTRPSRLLRHLARMYASPADVDALVARLGIGDFDRTTMRRLSGGQRQRVALAAALVGRPDVLFLDEPTAGLDPHARRDVWRLIRETRDAGVTVVVTTHSFEEAERLADRVVVVARGRVVASGSVAEVAGTHTLEESYFALTEEVR; encoded by the coding sequence GTGACCGAGACCGTGATTGTGCGCGAGCTGCGCCACCGGTACGGCTCCACTCAGGCGCTCGACGGCATGAGCTGGTCCGCCGAGCACGGCGCCGTGACCGCGATCCTCGGGCCCAACGGTGCCGGCAAGACCACGATGATCGAGATGGCCGAGGGCCTTCGTCGACCGTCCGAGGGTGAGGTCCGGGTCCTCGGCTGCGATCCCTGGCACGCCGACGCCGCCCATCGCGCGCGGGTCGGCGTCATGCTGCAGGACGGTGGTCTCCCGGGCGGCACCCGTCCCTCGCGACTGCTCCGTCATCTCGCCCGGATGTACGCCTCCCCCGCCGACGTCGACGCCCTGGTCGCGCGGCTCGGCATCGGTGACTTCGACCGTACGACGATGCGCCGCCTCTCCGGCGGTCAACGCCAGCGGGTGGCACTCGCGGCCGCTCTCGTCGGACGCCCGGACGTGCTCTTCCTGGACGAGCCCACCGCGGGCCTGGATCCCCACGCCCGCCGCGACGTGTGGCGGCTCATCCGTGAGACGCGTGACGCGGGTGTCACCGTGGTCGTGACCACCCACTCGTTCGAGGAGGCCGAGCGCCTGGCCGACCGGGTGGTCGTCGTCGCGCGAGGCCGCGTGGTCGCGAGCGGCAGCGTCGCCGAGGTCGCCGGCACGCACACCCTCGAGGAGAGCTACTTCGCGCTCACCGAGGAGGTCCGATGA
- a CDS encoding ABC transporter permease yields MTAAPAAQRVRAQAGFETRTVLTNGEQLLVSILLPALALIGLVVSDVPDLGAGRRVDIAVPGVIALAVVSTAFTGQAIATAFDRRYGLLRLLGVTPLGPSGLLAGKAVAVLSVIAIQTVLLGALGIGFGWRPHWAGLPVALLLIVLGAWAFVALALLLAGALRSEGVLAVANLIWVLLLLGGGLLLPSRELPTGLADVVRLLPSGALGDGLRAALAESGSVWQPLAVLLVWALASSAVLSRVFSWSD; encoded by the coding sequence ATGACCGCCGCGCCCGCAGCCCAGCGCGTCCGCGCACAGGCGGGCTTCGAGACCCGCACCGTCCTCACCAACGGTGAGCAGCTGCTCGTCTCGATCCTGCTTCCCGCACTGGCGCTGATCGGGCTCGTCGTCTCCGACGTCCCCGACCTCGGCGCCGGCCGACGTGTCGACATCGCCGTCCCCGGCGTCATCGCCCTCGCCGTGGTGTCGACGGCGTTCACCGGTCAGGCCATCGCGACCGCGTTCGACCGCCGGTACGGCCTCCTGCGCCTGCTCGGCGTCACTCCCCTGGGACCAAGCGGACTCCTCGCCGGCAAGGCCGTCGCAGTGCTGTCGGTCATCGCGATCCAGACCGTCCTGCTGGGCGCGCTCGGCATCGGCTTCGGCTGGCGCCCTCACTGGGCCGGTCTGCCGGTCGCGCTGCTGCTCATCGTCCTCGGCGCCTGGGCATTCGTCGCGCTGGCGCTGCTGCTCGCAGGGGCGCTGCGGTCCGAGGGCGTGCTCGCGGTCGCCAACCTGATCTGGGTGCTGCTGCTGCTCGGCGGCGGGCTGCTCCTGCCCAGCCGTGAGCTACCGACGGGCCTGGCCGACGTCGTACGACTGCTGCCGTCAGGCGCGCTGGGCGACGGTCTGCGTGCGGCGCTCGCCGAGTCCGGCTCGGTGTGGCAGCCGCTCGCCGTGCTGCTCGTGTGGGCGCTCGCGTCGTCCGCGGTGCTGTCGCGGGTGTTCAGCTGGTCGGACTGA
- a CDS encoding COX15/CtaA family protein — MLPTPADRPTNPWLRRLFWLNLVVEVLIVITGGLVRLTGSGLGCPTWPRCTDDSLTPQRHEALGIHTYIEFGNRTLTSVVGGVALALLIATWRWAPHRKGLRLPIALVVLGVAAQAVIGGISVHMDLNPVIVAAHLLVSMLLVMASAWLVWREREGDGAAEPVVRREVRLLSYAVAALAAVILALGTMVTGSGPHSGDADQPARLDIDPRTISWLHADTVMLFVGLVVAVLVAVRLTTDDRVAHRAWFALLLVTLAQGLVGYTQYFTGLPWVIVLVHMLGASLLVVATTWAVLSLRHRPSA, encoded by the coding sequence GTGCTACCCACCCCCGCAGACCGACCGACCAACCCCTGGCTGCGGCGGCTCTTCTGGCTCAACCTCGTCGTCGAGGTGCTCATCGTCATCACCGGTGGGCTGGTCCGCCTCACCGGCAGCGGTCTGGGGTGCCCGACCTGGCCGCGCTGCACCGACGACTCGCTCACACCGCAGCGACACGAGGCGCTCGGCATCCACACCTACATCGAGTTCGGCAACCGCACCCTGACGTCGGTCGTCGGCGGCGTGGCCCTCGCCCTGCTCATCGCGACCTGGCGCTGGGCCCCGCACCGCAAGGGCCTGCGCCTGCCGATCGCGCTGGTCGTCCTCGGCGTCGCGGCGCAGGCCGTGATCGGCGGCATCTCGGTGCACATGGACCTCAACCCGGTCATCGTCGCTGCTCACCTGCTCGTGTCGATGCTGCTGGTCATGGCGTCGGCCTGGCTGGTGTGGCGCGAACGCGAGGGCGACGGCGCAGCCGAGCCCGTCGTACGCCGCGAGGTGAGGCTGCTGTCGTACGCCGTCGCGGCCCTGGCTGCGGTCATCCTCGCGCTGGGCACCATGGTCACCGGCTCCGGACCGCACTCGGGCGACGCCGACCAGCCGGCCCGCCTGGACATCGACCCGCGCACGATCTCCTGGCTGCACGCCGACACGGTGATGCTCTTCGTCGGCCTCGTCGTCGCGGTCCTCGTCGCCGTACGCCTGACCACGGACGACCGGGTCGCTCACCGGGCGTGGTTCGCGCTGCTGCTCGTCACGCTCGCGCAGGGTCTCGTCGGCTACACGCAGTACTTCACGGGCCTGCCCTGGGTGATCGTGCTCGTGCACATGCTCGGTGCCTCACTGCTCGTCGTCGCGACCACGTGGGCCGTGCTGAGCCTGCGCCACCGCCCCAGCGCCTGA
- a CDS encoding heme o synthase, which translates to MEPRSTAARGTSQTPEARQERSPRQVVADYVSLTKPRIIELLLVTTFPVMFLAERGVPDVWLIVATLIGGSLSAGSANTLNCYLDRDIDAKMHRTEGRPLVTGAISPRNALIFGIALGIISSLWLGLLVNWLSAGLSLAANVLYVGFYTVLLKRRTSQNIVWGGVAGCMPVLIGWSAVTNSLSWAALVLFLVVFFWTPPHYWPLSMRFRDDYAEAGVPMLPVIAKDVAVARQVVLYSWATVATSLALVPVGDMGWIYLLTAVVSGGVFLLEAHKLLARAKSHASNAVLRPMRLFHYSISYLTLLFIGVAVDPLLHFAL; encoded by the coding sequence ATCGAGCCGCGCTCCACCGCCGCACGAGGGACGTCGCAGACGCCCGAGGCTCGGCAGGAGCGTTCGCCTCGACAGGTCGTGGCCGACTACGTCTCGCTGACCAAGCCGCGCATCATCGAGCTGCTGCTCGTCACGACCTTTCCGGTCATGTTCCTCGCCGAGCGTGGTGTGCCGGACGTCTGGCTGATCGTGGCCACGCTCATCGGTGGCTCGCTGTCGGCGGGTTCGGCCAACACGCTGAACTGCTACCTCGACCGCGACATCGACGCCAAGATGCACCGCACCGAGGGCCGGCCGCTGGTCACCGGTGCGATCTCGCCGCGCAACGCCCTGATCTTCGGCATCGCCCTCGGCATCATCTCCAGCCTCTGGCTCGGCCTCCTGGTCAACTGGCTCTCCGCGGGCCTCTCGCTGGCCGCCAACGTGCTCTACGTCGGCTTCTACACCGTGCTGCTCAAGCGCCGGACGTCCCAGAACATCGTCTGGGGCGGCGTCGCCGGCTGCATGCCGGTGCTCATCGGCTGGTCGGCGGTCACCAACTCGCTCTCCTGGGCGGCGCTGGTGCTGTTCCTCGTGGTGTTCTTCTGGACGCCGCCGCACTACTGGCCGCTGTCGATGCGCTTCCGCGACGACTACGCCGAGGCCGGCGTACCCATGCTTCCCGTCATCGCCAAGGACGTCGCGGTGGCGCGGCAGGTGGTCCTCTACAGCTGGGCGACGGTGGCCACCTCGCTCGCGCTGGTGCCGGTCGGTGACATGGGCTGGATCTACCTGCTGACCGCGGTCGTGAGCGGCGGGGTGTTCCTGCTCGAGGCGCACAAGCTCCTGGCCCGCGCGAAGTCGCACGCGTCCAACGCGGTGCTGCGGCCGATGCGGCTGTTCCACTACTCGATCAGCTATCTGACGCTGCTGTTCATCGGCGTCGCGGTCGACCCGCTCCTGCACTTCGCCCTCTGA
- the tkt gene encoding transketolase, whose protein sequence is MSQDQQESTVGQRDPSLAPPVVTETGWTDLDVRAVDTVRVLAADAVQKVGNGHPGTAMSLAPLAYLLYQNVMRVDPSDPEWFGRDRFVLSCGHSSLTQYIQLYLAGYGLELDDLKALRTWGSLTPGHPEVHHTKGVDITTGPLGSGLASAVGMAMAQRRQRGLFDPEAAPGESPFDHHVYVIASDGDIMEGVTSEASSLAGHQELGNLTVIYDENSISIEDDTDISFSEDVAKRYEAYGWHTEVVDWRVSHQNGGYVEDVDALLAAIESGKKVTDKPTIVVLRTVIGWPAPTKQDTGAAHGSALGDDEVAATKKLLGFDPEQTFEVSDEVISHTRQATERGQQAHAEWQKSYDAWRAAHADRAELLDRVLAHRLPDGFAEAFPTFEADEKGIATRAASGKVLGALAPVLPELWGGSADLAGSNNTTMEGEPSFVPASKQTKSWSGGPYGRTLHFGIRENAMGMILNGIALEGLTKPYGGTFLVFSDYMRPAVRLAAIQQLPVTYVWTHDSIGVGEDGPTHQPIEHLAALRAIPGLDVVRPGDANETAVAWRTILGHVDHPAALALTRQALPTLDRTEYASADGVAKGGYVLADADKDTPDVILVATGSELSLAVEARKTLKDKGVDARVVSMPCREWFAAQDQSYRDEVLPPAVKARVSVEAATPFGWHEIVGDAGRVIGIDHFGASADAKTLFEKFGFTADAVVQAAQESITAAGGN, encoded by the coding sequence GTGAGTCAGGACCAGCAGGAGAGCACCGTGGGACAGCGTGACCCCAGTCTCGCGCCACCCGTCGTCACCGAGACCGGCTGGACCGACCTCGACGTCCGCGCGGTCGACACCGTGCGCGTTCTCGCCGCCGACGCGGTGCAGAAGGTCGGCAACGGCCACCCCGGCACCGCGATGAGCCTGGCGCCGCTGGCGTACCTGCTCTATCAGAACGTCATGCGCGTCGACCCGAGCGACCCCGAGTGGTTCGGCCGGGACCGCTTCGTCCTGTCGTGCGGCCACTCCAGCCTGACCCAGTACATCCAGCTGTACCTCGCCGGCTACGGCCTCGAGCTGGACGACCTCAAGGCCCTGCGCACCTGGGGCTCGCTCACGCCGGGTCACCCCGAGGTGCACCACACCAAGGGTGTCGACATCACGACCGGCCCGCTCGGGTCCGGCCTCGCCTCCGCGGTCGGCATGGCGATGGCCCAGCGCCGTCAGCGCGGGTTGTTCGACCCCGAGGCCGCGCCCGGTGAGAGCCCGTTCGACCACCACGTCTACGTCATCGCCTCCGACGGCGACATCATGGAGGGCGTCACCTCCGAGGCGTCCTCGCTCGCCGGCCACCAGGAGCTCGGCAACCTCACCGTCATCTACGACGAGAACTCCATCTCGATCGAGGACGACACCGACATCTCCTTCTCCGAGGACGTCGCGAAGCGCTACGAGGCGTACGGCTGGCACACCGAGGTCGTCGACTGGCGCGTCTCGCACCAGAACGGCGGCTACGTCGAGGACGTCGACGCGCTGCTCGCGGCGATCGAGTCCGGCAAGAAGGTCACCGACAAGCCGACCATCGTCGTGCTGCGCACGGTCATCGGCTGGCCGGCTCCCACCAAGCAGGACACCGGCGCAGCCCACGGCTCGGCCCTCGGTGACGACGAGGTCGCCGCCACCAAGAAGCTCCTCGGCTTCGACCCCGAGCAGACCTTCGAGGTCAGCGACGAGGTCATCAGCCACACCCGTCAGGCCACCGAGCGTGGCCAGCAGGCGCACGCCGAGTGGCAGAAGTCGTACGACGCATGGCGGGCCGCACACGCCGACCGCGCCGAGCTGCTCGACCGGGTCCTCGCCCACCGGCTCCCGGACGGCTTCGCCGAGGCGTTCCCGACCTTCGAGGCCGACGAGAAGGGCATCGCGACCCGTGCGGCGTCCGGCAAGGTGCTCGGCGCGCTCGCGCCGGTCCTGCCCGAGCTGTGGGGTGGCTCCGCCGACCTCGCCGGCTCCAACAACACGACCATGGAGGGCGAGCCGAGCTTCGTGCCTGCCTCCAAGCAGACGAAGTCCTGGTCGGGTGGCCCGTACGGCCGCACCCTCCACTTCGGCATCCGCGAGAACGCCATGGGCATGATCCTCAACGGCATCGCGCTCGAGGGCCTCACCAAGCCCTACGGCGGCACGTTCCTGGTCTTCTCCGACTACATGCGCCCCGCCGTCCGGCTGGCCGCGATCCAGCAGCTGCCCGTCACCTACGTATGGACGCACGACTCGATCGGCGTCGGCGAGGACGGCCCGACGCACCAGCCGATCGAGCACCTCGCGGCGCTGCGGGCGATCCCCGGGCTCGACGTCGTACGACCCGGTGACGCCAACGAGACCGCCGTCGCCTGGCGCACCATCCTGGGCCACGTCGACCACCCGGCCGCCCTGGCGCTGACCCGTCAGGCGCTGCCGACTCTGGACCGCACGGAGTACGCGTCGGCCGACGGCGTCGCCAAGGGCGGTTACGTCCTCGCCGACGCCGACAAGGACACGCCTGACGTCATCCTGGTGGCCACGGGGTCCGAGCTCAGCCTCGCGGTCGAGGCCCGGAAGACGTTGAAGGACAAGGGTGTTGACGCTCGTGTGGTGTCGATGCCGTGCCGTGAGTGGTTCGCTGCTCAGGACCAGTCCTATCGTGACGAGGTCCTCCCGCCCGCTGTCAAGGCGCGCGTGAGCGTCGAGGCGGCCACGCCGTTCGGCTGGCACGAGATCGTCGGCGACGCAGGCCGGGTCATCGGCATCGACCACTTCGGCGCCTCGGCCGACGCCAAGACGCTGTTCGAGAAGTTCGGCTTCACCGCGGACGCCGTGGTGCAGGCCGCCCAGGAGTCCATCACGGCAGCAGGAGGCAACTGA
- the tal gene encoding transaldolase: protein MATTNPRIKALSDVGVSIWLDDLNRPMIGSGDLQKLIDEQDVVGVTTNPTIFASALKDGTAYNEQVKQLADQGAGVDDAVFAITTEDVRNACDVMRPVYDATDGQDGRVSIEVDPRLAHETQKTVEMAKQLWQTVDRPNVMIKIPATVEGLPAITQVLAEGISVNVTLIFSLERYRGVMNAFLTGLEQAREAGKELPSIRSVASFFVSRVDSEIDKRLDAIGSDEAKALKGKAGVANARLAYQAYEEVFGTPRWQTLADDGAHTQRPLWASTGVKDPAYPDTMYVVELAAPDTVNTMPPKTLEALADHGEVKGDAVTGSYDDAKTVLDQLEQLGVSYADVVAVLETEGVEKFEKSWDELLASVEGELTTAGGNADYATQEA, encoded by the coding sequence ATGGCCACCACCAACCCGCGCATCAAGGCGCTGTCCGATGTGGGCGTCTCGATCTGGCTGGACGACCTCAACCGCCCGATGATCGGCTCGGGTGACCTGCAGAAGCTCATCGACGAGCAGGACGTCGTCGGGGTCACCACCAACCCCACGATCTTCGCGTCCGCGCTGAAGGACGGCACCGCCTACAACGAGCAGGTCAAGCAGCTCGCCGACCAGGGCGCAGGCGTCGACGACGCCGTCTTCGCGATCACCACCGAGGACGTGCGCAACGCGTGCGACGTGATGCGCCCGGTGTACGACGCGACCGATGGCCAGGACGGACGGGTGTCGATCGAGGTCGACCCGCGACTGGCGCACGAGACGCAGAAGACCGTCGAGATGGCCAAGCAGCTGTGGCAGACGGTCGACCGCCCCAACGTGATGATCAAGATCCCGGCCACGGTCGAGGGCCTTCCCGCCATCACCCAGGTGCTGGCCGAGGGCATCAGCGTCAACGTCACACTGATCTTCAGCCTCGAGCGCTACCGCGGGGTCATGAACGCGTTCCTCACCGGCCTGGAGCAGGCCCGTGAGGCGGGCAAGGAACTCCCGTCGATCCGTTCGGTGGCCTCGTTCTTCGTGTCTCGCGTCGACTCCGAGATCGACAAGCGGCTGGACGCCATCGGTTCCGACGAGGCGAAGGCCCTCAAGGGCAAGGCAGGTGTCGCCAACGCCCGGCTCGCCTACCAGGCCTACGAAGAGGTCTTCGGCACCCCGCGCTGGCAGACGCTCGCCGACGACGGCGCGCACACCCAGCGGCCGCTGTGGGCCTCCACGGGAGTCAAGGACCCGGCGTACCCCGACACGATGTACGTCGTCGAGCTGGCGGCCCCGGACACCGTCAACACGATGCCGCCCAAGACTCTCGAGGCGCTCGCCGACCACGGCGAGGTCAAGGGTGACGCCGTCACGGGGTCGTACGACGACGCCAAGACGGTGCTCGACCAGCTCGAGCAGCTCGGCGTCAGCTACGCCGACGTCGTGGCCGTACTCGAGACCGAGGGCGTCGAGAAGTTCGAGAAGTCGTGGGACGAGCTCCTCGCCAGTGTCGAGGGAGAGCTGACCACGGCCGGAGGCAACGCCGACTACGCCACTCAGGAGGCCTGA
- a CDS encoding glucose-6-phosphate isomerase, translated as MNDVPGSSVAVTASGAAADAIDAHLSALVEQKFASRLFDQDHTLWGPAAEDESAKRLSWVGLARSSRPLVGEIAAIRDELSSAGLDHVVLCGMGGSSLAPEVICATAGVPLTVLDSSQPDMVRAAVSDRLDRTVVVVSSKSGSTVETDSQRRVYEKAFTDAGIDPKDRFVVVTDPGSPLDEEARTAGYRVVNADPQVGGRYSALTAFGLVPSGLAGADVEALLDQAEAITDVLAADDEANPALRLGAALGGTSPLRNKVLLIDAGTSAVGFGDWAEQLIAESTGKDGTGLLPVVVGDAPAGELLDDELRVSLLPEDTEDAVAGEAAVGVSGSLGAQILLWEAATAVAGRLLGINPFDQPDVESAKKAARELLDGGASGGDAPAFTDGAVEVRALGGDWLGEASTVAEAVRALIGQLPEHGYLAVMAYLDRIADSALADVRVAFARATGRPVTFGWGPRFLHSTGQYHKGGAPEGVYLQITTTPHEDLAVPGRDFTLGDFIAAQAGGDAQVLAEHDRPVLRLHLTDHDDGLAQVMQVVGGLDGEEVRS; from the coding sequence GTGAACGACGTCCCCGGGAGCTCGGTCGCAGTCACCGCCTCGGGTGCGGCTGCCGACGCCATTGACGCCCACCTGAGTGCACTGGTCGAGCAGAAGTTCGCCAGCCGACTGTTCGACCAGGACCACACGCTGTGGGGCCCGGCCGCCGAGGATGAGTCCGCCAAGCGGCTCTCCTGGGTCGGCCTGGCCCGGTCGTCCCGTCCGCTCGTCGGCGAGATCGCCGCGATCCGTGACGAGCTGTCCTCCGCCGGCCTCGACCACGTCGTCCTGTGCGGCATGGGCGGGTCGTCGCTCGCGCCCGAGGTGATCTGCGCGACAGCCGGCGTGCCCCTCACGGTGCTCGACTCCTCACAGCCCGACATGGTCCGGGCCGCGGTGTCCGACCGGCTCGACCGCACCGTCGTCGTGGTGTCGTCCAAGTCCGGCTCGACGGTCGAGACCGACAGTCAGCGGCGGGTCTACGAGAAGGCGTTCACCGACGCCGGCATCGACCCCAAGGACCGGTTCGTCGTCGTCACCGACCCGGGCAGCCCTCTCGACGAGGAAGCCCGCACGGCCGGTTACCGTGTCGTCAACGCCGACCCGCAGGTCGGCGGCCGGTACTCCGCGCTCACCGCCTTCGGCCTGGTGCCGAGCGGACTCGCCGGCGCCGACGTCGAGGCCCTGCTCGACCAGGCCGAGGCGATCACCGACGTCCTCGCCGCAGACGACGAGGCCAACCCGGCTCTGCGTCTCGGCGCCGCGCTCGGAGGCACCTCTCCCCTGCGCAACAAGGTGCTGCTGATCGACGCAGGGACGTCGGCGGTCGGGTTCGGCGACTGGGCCGAGCAGCTCATCGCTGAGAGCACCGGCAAGGACGGCACCGGTCTGCTCCCGGTCGTCGTCGGGGACGCTCCGGCCGGCGAGCTGCTCGACGACGAGCTGCGCGTGAGCCTGCTGCCCGAGGACACCGAGGACGCCGTCGCCGGTGAGGCCGCCGTCGGGGTCTCCGGGTCCTTGGGTGCCCAGATACTGCTGTGGGAGGCCGCGACCGCCGTCGCCGGTCGGCTGCTCGGCATCAACCCGTTCGACCAGCCCGACGTCGAGTCCGCGAAGAAGGCTGCGCGCGAGCTGCTCGACGGTGGTGCCTCCGGAGGCGACGCACCGGCGTTCACCGACGGAGCCGTCGAGGTGCGCGCTCTCGGTGGCGACTGGCTCGGCGAGGCGAGCACGGTCGCCGAGGCCGTCCGCGCGCTGATCGGGCAGCTGCCCGAGCATGGCTACCTCGCCGTCATGGCCTACCTCGACCGCATCGCCGACTCGGCGCTGGCCGACGTCCGTGTGGCGTTCGCCAGGGCCACCGGTCGGCCGGTCACCTTCGGCTGGGGCCCACGGTTCCTGCACTCCACCGGCCAGTACCACAAGGGCGGGGCGCCCGAAGGCGTCTACCTGCAGATCACCACCACGCCTCACGAGGACCTGGCCGTACCCGGCCGCGACTTCACCCTGGGCGACTTCATCGCCGCCCAGGCCGGCGGCGACGCCCAGGTCCTGGCCGAGCACGATCGTCCGGTGCTGCGCCTGCACCTCACCGACCATGACGACGGCCTCGCCCAGGTCATGCAGGTGGTCGGCGGTCTCGACGGCGAGGAGGTCCGGTCGTGA